The following proteins are encoded in a genomic region of Palaemon carinicauda isolate YSFRI2023 chromosome 19, ASM3689809v2, whole genome shotgun sequence:
- the LOC137659020 gene encoding uncharacterized protein produces the protein MAVATIVHIKALMDLVTDLLSETQRALIEIYSESVYRNLVTELQEEVRQLRTLYKNQHVKLEPSFDARIRHTLGEATRASIVLYNRIDQVKSTSTGNVALPRLKPLPLPTFEGEVQEYASYRELFTIHVDRRADLDDVSKFTYLLGTLDKEPLRVVKSLSVTAANYRIALDLLDKQYGNVHQTLVILHRKLANIFVPSLDPVELKRFRFELTIIIEQIKRLSKDDIGQGMVMSLINQKLSEGKLYRKVVEHLRKCDYTLDEFFDAIDFIIRMLEDDALQRGDKLDKCDAYTARNCPPSIQSKSRI, from the exons ATGGCAGTGGCCACGATTGTGCACATTAAGGCGTTGATGGACCTAGTAACAGACTTGCTTAGCGAAACGCAACGAGCGCTGATTGAGATATATTCTGAGTCCGTCTATCGGAATCTAGTAACGGAACTCCAGGAAGAGGTCAGACAGTTGAGAACGCTGTACAAAAATCAGCATGTAAAACTAGAACCTAGTTTTGATGCCCGTATCAGGCACACGCTGGGTGAAGCTACACGTGCTTCTATCGTTCTATACAACCGTATAGACCAAGTGAAAAGCACTTCTACGGGGAATGTTGCTCTCCCCAGGTTGAAAccactgcctctccccacgtttgaaggggaagtgcaggaatatgcttcgTATCGTGAGCTCTTCACGATTCATGTTGACAGAAGAGCcgatttagatgatgtatctaaatttaccTATTTGCTGGGGACATTGGACAAAGAGCCACTTAGAGTAGTAAAAtctttaagtgtaaccgccgcgaactatagaatagcgttagatctactagacaaacaatatggtaacgtACATCAGACGCTCGTGATTTTGCACCGAAAATTAGCTAACATATTTGTGCCGTCACTAGACCCCGTAGAGCTCAAAAGATTCCGTTTCGAGTTAACGatcataattgaacaaattaaaaggttgagtaaagacgatataggccagggcatggtcatgagtctcataaatcaaaaattatcaGAGGGAAAGCTTTATCGGAAAGtagtcgagcatttgagaaaatgtgattaTACGTTAGATGAGTTTTTTGACGCAATAGACTtcattataagaatgctcgaagatgatgcgttgcaaagaggcgacaaactcga taaatgcgacgcctacacagcacgaaactgccccccgtccatccaaagtaaaagtagaatctaa